CATTCACATCACCCAGGATGTCGCCGTCACTGTTGAGCACCGTGACGGACCACACACGGGCTTCAGCACCTAGATCAGCACGAAGGGCTTCGGCAAGGGCCGGACAGGGTCTCCCCGGTTGAAGAGTTGGAAGCGGTTGCTCGGTTTCCGGCGGCGGCGGCGCAATCAACGGCAAACCCTCGGCGCGCACCGTTTGGGCTGCCAGCGGCAGCAGCAGGGCCAGTGAAAAGCCGAGCGACTTCATTGAATCGTCACCCCACTCACGGTTCCATTCACGCGGTAGGTGCGCCCTTCCAACTCCACAGGAATTCCCACCTTGAGCTTGGTCCCAGCCATCACCACCCCCGATGGAGTCACCGTGGCATCGCCCTTGAGCACAAAACGGGCATTGAGCATGCCGTAGATGTCTTTGTTGGGATCGTCAGCCACCACCACACGGCCATCGGGTTGAACCGCAGTCAGACGCCGTCGGATGTCATCGACACGCACCAGTTCAGCGGTTCCTGCAGGCTGATTTCTGATCACCAGGGTGGTCCGCCCAGCATCTAGCGCTTCTCGCACTAGGCCATCCGGATCTGCGGCACTGGTATTGCGAACGTCCACCATCACTTCAACGGGCTTGAGTGCACCGGTGGCCTTGGCCACCGCAGTGCTCAGTTTCGGGCTCCACAACACGCCTCCGGCCGCTGCAACGACCACGAGAACCGCCGCCGCGTCGACAACTGACAGCGATCGCAAGCGGTCCTTGAAGGTCATAAACAGTCACTTTCTGGCAACACTAAAAGTGAAGTGGCTGAGGATCAACCACGGAGATCGTCAATGAAGCGATCCACCGCACCCAACTTTTGACGTAAGCCATCAGTCGATGAGGCCAGTGCGTCATCGATTTGTTCCTGATCTGGCCGCGCTTCAAACTGCTGGACCCAGCGATAGCCAGCGGGGTCTAGCCGAAACAGCTCCCATTCTTTCAAGTGCTCCTGCATGAGTGCTCCCTGTACAAAAGGCTCAAGATGAAAGGCCGATTGCCAGGTGGAGACAAATCCCCGTCGCCGGGTGCGGGCCACGCTGCCGATCCCGACCGCGGCATCTTCCAGCCGTCCGTTGAGCAACACAACAGGTTCCATCCACTGGTTGCAGACCGCTTCAACAGTGTCGTAATCGCTGGGTTGTGCACCAACGATCAGCAGGAGATCCCCCCGCTGGGCCCAGGCTGGATCGCGTTGGAGCTGCATGAGATCCACACAGCAATCGGCCAGCTCCGGTCCGTCCCGTTTGGCCAGTGCAGCAGCACCAGCATCGGGCCAGGCCAACAGAAGACTGCGGCCGCTTTCCTTCAGCGCCGTTGCCAATCGCAAGGAAGGACCGAGCAGACGCAGGCCCTCAAATTTCCAGGTGATCTGCCAACGACCGCGTCGCTTTGAGCCCAGAGCCTCCTGGAGCGCGACGAGCGTGCGCTCTTCAGCTTCGAATAGATCTGCAGGAAGAACTGCGCTCACGGGGGACTGGAAGTCGGCTTGGGGCGGAGCGTAGAACCCTCACCCTGTCAGCTGTGCAGTGCCATCTCCAGACC
This region of Synechococcus sp. NOUM97013 genomic DNA includes:
- a CDS encoding DUF4330 domain-containing protein; its protein translation is MTFKDRLRSLSVVDAAAVLVVVAAAGGVLWSPKLSTAVAKATGALKPVEVMVDVRNTSAADPDGLVREALDAGRTTLVIRNQPAGTAELVRVDDIRRRLTAVQPDGRVVVADDPNKDIYGMLNARFVLKGDATVTPSGVVMAGTKLKVGIPVELEGRTYRVNGTVSGVTIQ
- a CDS encoding DUF1995 family protein — translated: MSAVLPADLFEAEERTLVALQEALGSKRRGRWQITWKFEGLRLLGPSLRLATALKESGRSLLLAWPDAGAAALAKRDGPELADCCVDLMQLQRDPAWAQRGDLLLIVGAQPSDYDTVEAVCNQWMEPVVLLNGRLEDAAVGIGSVARTRRRGFVSTWQSAFHLEPFVQGALMQEHLKEWELFRLDPAGYRWVQQFEARPDQEQIDDALASSTDGLRQKLGAVDRFIDDLRG